A window of the Comamonas sp. Y33R10-2 genome harbors these coding sequences:
- the def gene encoding peptide deformylase, producing the protein MTVRTILKMGDPRLLQVAKPVTEFDTDALHLLLKDLLDTMHAASGAGLAAPQIGVDLQVVVFGSGQPNPRYPDAPIVPITVLINPVIEPIGEQEQSDWEGCLSVPGMRGMVPRWNAVRYTGFDIYGDPIDRTVEGFHARVVQHECDHLWGKLYLMRVRDFSQFGFTEVLFPGIAATEDD; encoded by the coding sequence ATGACGGTTCGCACAATTTTAAAAATGGGTGACCCCCGCTTGCTGCAGGTGGCAAAGCCTGTCACTGAATTTGATACGGATGCCTTGCATCTGCTACTTAAAGATTTGCTGGACACCATGCATGCCGCCAGCGGCGCGGGCTTGGCAGCGCCACAGATTGGTGTGGACTTACAGGTGGTGGTGTTTGGCTCGGGTCAGCCCAATCCCCGTTACCCCGATGCGCCGATTGTGCCGATCACGGTGTTGATTAATCCTGTGATTGAGCCCATTGGTGAGCAGGAGCAATCGGATTGGGAAGGCTGCCTGTCCGTTCCGGGGATGCGCGGGATGGTGCCGCGCTGGAACGCGGTGCGTTACACGGGCTTTGATATCTATGGCGACCCCATCGATCGCACAGTGGAGGGTTTTCATGCGCGTGTGGTTCAGCATGAGTGCGATCACCTCTGGGGCAAGCTCTACCTGATGCGAGTGCGTGACTTTAGCCAGTTTGGCTTTACCGAGGTGCTGTTTCCCGGCATAGCTGCAACAGAGGACGACTGA
- a CDS encoding response regulator codes for MLKRALESLKQPSLRLTIIGIVLLVLLPTLGVVLVTLFNAGKSFQEATTRQLQETARTVARSTANELELTSSVLLSLAELHSGSEPLSRRGAATFANGTYEIYQLSGKEGSWQFLGARPDQVGIQNLALQAAQTGRPQISDIVDSDDSSKPYKLAFAVPKISGSSHTQVTVLITTPADLIHSLYKNNETNLSVILAIVDSTGRILGRSVNGEQFLGKKTPDWNLLKESGTDSGFFKARTLEGRQIMFAFQRISGTPGWVAVVGEAASSFEERWQRPIKTMLIASVAAVLLAFVLALTLAQRAMKPIRHLAARARRIASGQATQSPSIGDDIPPSFVAEFETLRLSLDEADKVLNRSLEESRSAEKWAQENNAVLRAAERQAKLGHWSLDVRTGTLTSSEMLSVLYGDESEPSDMPIQALDDRLVPESARRIDVAMTQCVETGEPYAMEIEHRRADGSTFAAYVQGSPVKDADGRVVKIVGIMQDISERKEQHERLVALADNLPSGVIFRIERDSSQHLKLAFLSAGLETLTGLPSSEILQNPRKLLAAVPAAASERLQVVMRNSNAAGKVVDEIFPLQTAYGQSIWIHLRAALRITGVESAVWDGIARDVTAEREAANALREAKEAAEAAEHAKSDFLATMSHEIRTPMNSVIGMARLAMRTDLNPKQRNYLEKINESANVLLGIINDILDFSKIEAGGLELERVPVRLESVLETVSSVTTLRAEEKGLEITYAVAPETPSMLKGDALRLGQVITNLVGNAIKFTEQGDVVVSVSPIWDESRLSRKLLFSVRDSGIGMTAEQVKSLFTPFTQAQSDISRRYGGTGLGLAISKRLVTMMGGEIWVESELDQGSTFFFTMMWVEAERETVDFSARNQLALNLKGRRILVVDDNASARAALVEMVRGFGMQVVDVDSGMAALELLRADVGRGSTFDIVLLDWRMPGMDGLETARHIQADAALGGMPAVLMVTAYGQDAMLQASAGMGLQAVLLKPVTQSLMFNTLLGVFSGSEGVQQSRSTYVPSDVTAYAGLRGKRVLVTDDNALNREVATDFLECVGVHVLTAVNGRDAIAQLEQHDVDAVLMDIHMPEMNGLEAAKQIRRQGRWAQLPIIALTAQARGEDQQLSREAGMNAHLTKPIDEVLLYSTLLQLCSAQKEVAQGGVLARNGQAAGVSAAQMFPRLPSSPKRKAELLRGFLKDFDSFPDLFEQLLLAERWQDLAELVHQIKGSASYLDAAQLCALANVIERAGHDGNGDVVRNQAAPFLRLVHECLAQVRKVLQRLDMSNEVTASAAISADSLALLDRLIPLVSRGDFAARQLLEQLIQGGQHVCG; via the coding sequence ATGCTCAAGCGCGCGCTTGAATCGCTCAAACAGCCTTCACTACGGCTGACCATCATTGGTATTGTTCTTTTAGTTCTGCTGCCAACGCTTGGCGTGGTTTTAGTGACCTTGTTCAATGCCGGGAAGTCATTTCAAGAGGCAACCACGCGCCAATTGCAGGAGACGGCTAGGACGGTGGCGCGTTCTACTGCCAATGAGCTTGAGCTGACTTCAAGCGTTTTATTGAGCCTTGCAGAACTTCATTCCGGTAGTGAGCCGCTTAGCCGAAGAGGTGCTGCTACCTTTGCCAATGGCACTTACGAGATCTACCAGCTCAGTGGTAAAGAGGGGAGCTGGCAGTTTCTAGGAGCGAGACCGGATCAGGTTGGAATTCAAAATCTTGCGCTGCAAGCGGCTCAAACCGGTCGTCCTCAAATCTCGGATATTGTGGATTCGGATGACAGCAGCAAGCCGTACAAATTGGCCTTTGCGGTTCCGAAAATCAGTGGATCTTCTCATACACAGGTGACCGTACTCATCACCACTCCCGCTGACTTAATCCATTCGCTTTATAAAAATAACGAGACTAATTTATCCGTCATATTGGCGATTGTGGATAGCACGGGGCGTATTTTGGGACGTTCAGTCAATGGCGAGCAGTTTTTAGGTAAGAAAACACCTGATTGGAATTTGCTGAAAGAAAGTGGTACTGATAGCGGTTTTTTTAAGGCGCGCACCCTAGAGGGGCGTCAGATCATGTTTGCTTTTCAGCGCATTAGCGGAACTCCTGGATGGGTGGCGGTTGTGGGTGAGGCCGCATCCAGCTTTGAGGAGCGCTGGCAGCGGCCTATCAAAACCATGCTGATTGCATCTGTGGCGGCAGTGTTGCTTGCTTTTGTGCTCGCTTTAACGCTTGCTCAGCGTGCCATGAAGCCGATTCGTCATCTGGCCGCACGTGCTCGGCGCATTGCAAGTGGTCAAGCAACTCAATCGCCAAGTATTGGTGACGATATTCCGCCCTCGTTTGTGGCTGAGTTTGAGACCTTGAGGCTGAGTCTGGATGAGGCTGACAAAGTGCTCAATCGCAGTCTTGAAGAGAGCCGCAGTGCTGAGAAGTGGGCGCAGGAGAATAACGCAGTACTCCGAGCGGCTGAGCGGCAAGCAAAGTTGGGCCATTGGTCATTAGATGTGAGGACTGGAACGCTTACGTCTTCCGAAATGCTTTCGGTGCTTTATGGCGATGAATCTGAGCCCAGTGATATGCCCATTCAAGCGCTGGATGATCGGCTGGTTCCTGAAAGTGCAAGGCGCATTGATGTGGCGATGACGCAATGCGTTGAAACAGGCGAGCCCTATGCGATGGAGATTGAGCACCGAAGGGCTGATGGCAGTACTTTTGCGGCTTATGTTCAAGGATCGCCAGTCAAAGATGCTGATGGCCGTGTTGTCAAAATAGTCGGCATCATGCAGGACATCAGCGAGCGCAAAGAGCAGCATGAGCGCTTGGTGGCTTTGGCTGATAACCTGCCTTCAGGGGTAATTTTTCGAATTGAGCGTGATTCAAGCCAGCATTTAAAGCTCGCATTTTTGAGTGCGGGTCTTGAGACCTTAACGGGCCTGCCTTCCAGCGAAATTTTGCAAAATCCGCGCAAATTGTTGGCTGCCGTGCCAGCGGCCGCATCGGAGCGCTTGCAGGTGGTCATGCGCAATTCAAATGCGGCTGGAAAGGTCGTGGATGAAATATTTCCACTGCAAACCGCCTATGGGCAGAGTATTTGGATTCATCTACGAGCGGCATTGCGGATTACAGGTGTGGAATCTGCCGTATGGGATGGGATTGCCCGTGATGTGACTGCGGAGCGAGAGGCTGCAAATGCTTTGCGTGAAGCAAAAGAGGCGGCTGAAGCGGCTGAGCATGCCAAAAGTGATTTTTTGGCCACCATGAGTCATGAAATTCGCACGCCCATGAACTCCGTCATTGGCATGGCGCGCTTGGCCATGCGCACAGACTTGAACCCCAAACAGCGCAATTACTTGGAGAAGATCAACGAGTCGGCAAATGTGCTGCTGGGCATCATTAACGACATTCTGGACTTCTCAAAAATAGAAGCAGGTGGTCTAGAGCTGGAACGCGTTCCAGTGCGGTTGGAGTCAGTGCTTGAGACTGTTTCCTCAGTCACCACATTGCGTGCTGAGGAAAAGGGCTTGGAAATTACCTATGCTGTGGCGCCAGAAACGCCGAGCATGCTTAAGGGGGACGCACTAAGGCTGGGGCAGGTCATTACCAATTTGGTTGGCAATGCCATCAAATTTACGGAGCAGGGCGATGTCGTCGTCTCTGTGAGCCCCATTTGGGATGAGTCGCGCTTGAGTCGTAAATTGTTGTTTTCGGTGCGTGATTCGGGCATCGGCATGACTGCTGAACAAGTGAAAAGTCTCTTTACCCCATTTACGCAAGCACAGTCAGATATTTCTCGTCGATATGGCGGCACGGGCCTGGGTTTGGCTATTTCCAAGCGCCTTGTCACGATGATGGGTGGCGAAATTTGGGTGGAAAGCGAGTTGGATCAGGGGAGTACTTTCTTCTTTACGATGATGTGGGTGGAGGCAGAGCGCGAGACTGTTGACTTTAGTGCGCGCAATCAGTTGGCGCTCAACCTGAAGGGGCGCCGTATTCTGGTGGTAGATGACAACGCTAGTGCCCGTGCAGCGCTCGTAGAGATGGTGCGCGGCTTTGGCATGCAGGTAGTTGATGTCGATAGCGGTATGGCTGCGCTTGAGCTGCTTCGTGCCGATGTCGGCCGTGGTAGCACTTTTGATATCGTGCTGCTCGACTGGCGCATGCCGGGTATGGATGGCTTGGAAACTGCGCGCCATATCCAGGCTGATGCGGCCTTGGGAGGTATGCCGGCCGTGCTGATGGTGACAGCCTACGGGCAAGATGCCATGCTGCAGGCCAGTGCTGGCATGGGTTTGCAAGCCGTGCTGCTCAAGCCGGTGACTCAATCGCTCATGTTTAACACCTTGCTCGGGGTGTTTTCTGGCTCAGAAGGTGTTCAGCAGTCCCGCTCTACCTATGTCCCAAGCGATGTGACTGCTTATGCGGGCTTGCGTGGTAAGCGGGTGCTCGTGACGGATGACAATGCTTTGAATCGTGAGGTGGCTACGGATTTTCTTGAATGCGTAGGTGTCCATGTGTTGACGGCGGTGAATGGGCGTGATGCTATTGCTCAGCTAGAACAGCATGACGTGGATGCCGTTTTGATGGACATTCACATGCCTGAGATGAATGGGCTTGAAGCAGCCAAGCAAATTCGCCGTCAAGGCCGCTGGGCTCAACTTCCCATCATCGCTTTGACAGCGCAAGCTCGCGGCGAAGACCAGCAACTCAGTCGTGAGGCGGGCATGAATGCACACTTGACCAAGCCGATTGATGAAGTGCTGCTCTACAGTACTTTGCTGCAACTTTGCAGTGCTCAAAAAGAAGTCGCTCAGGGCGGGGTGCTTGCGAGAAATGGTCAGGCGGCTGGAGTTTCTGCAGCGCAAATGTTTCCGCGACTCCCATCTTCGCCCAAACGCAAGGCTGAGCTATTGCGTGGCTTTTTGAAAGACTTTGACTCTTTTCCGGATCTATTTGAGCAGTTGTTGTTGGCCGAGCGCTGGCAAGATTTGGCTGAGCTGGTTCATCAAATCAAGGGTAGCGCCAGTTATCTGGATGCGGCGCAACTGTGCGCGCTGGCTAACGTCATCGAGCGAGCTGGGCATGATGGTAATGGCGATGTGGTTCGCAATCAGGCAGCGCCGTTTTTACGCTTGGTGCACGAGTGTTTGGCACAGGTCCGTAAAGTATTGCAGCGGCTTGATATGTCTAATGAAGTGACAGCAAGTGCGGCAATAAGCGCGGATTCGCTAGCGCTGTTAGATCGCTTGATTCCCTTGGTAAGCCGTGGAGACTTTGCTGCTCGGCAACTTCTCGAGCAGCTGATTCAGGGGGGGCAGCATGTTTGTGGCTAG
- a CDS encoding TIGR03862 family flavoprotein, with translation MSLSDTLLSNPDVVCDVAVVGAGPAGLMVAEQLAKAGLVVHVFETKASAARKFLIAGRGGLNLTHSEEFSSFVTRYGARAAELTPWLQNWGADEVKDWAKGLGIDTFVGTSGRVFPKDMKAAPLLRAWLVRMKAQGVKFHMRHRWLGWGTDEKPVFQGEEAKVKVDCKALVLATGGASWARLGSDGAWAALLQGKGVELAPLQAANCGFDIGGAQGRAAGWSDVFAQRFAGQPIKPVVLKFTDDQGASFVRQGEFVATQTGVEGSLIYAVSSMLRDCIARQGHATFELDLLPQFSAERVLQEVKHPRGSRSLSSHLKGRLGLDGIKAGLLYEVLGKDEMADSARLAATIKSLPLTVVATRPLDEAISTAGGVRLEALDEQGMCKALPGVFCAGEMLDWEASTGGYLLTACMSSGVHIAAGVVKFLQSK, from the coding sequence ATGAGTCTCTCGGATACGTTGTTGAGCAATCCTGATGTGGTCTGTGATGTGGCTGTAGTGGGTGCAGGTCCTGCAGGCCTGATGGTGGCTGAACAGCTCGCTAAGGCAGGTTTGGTTGTGCATGTTTTTGAGACCAAGGCCTCTGCTGCACGTAAATTTCTCATTGCTGGGCGCGGGGGGCTGAATCTCACGCACTCTGAAGAGTTCTCGAGCTTTGTCACCCGTTATGGTGCTCGTGCTGCGGAATTGACTCCGTGGTTGCAAAACTGGGGTGCCGATGAAGTGAAGGATTGGGCTAAAGGCTTGGGTATTGATACCTTTGTCGGGACATCCGGCCGTGTATTCCCCAAAGATATGAAGGCTGCGCCTTTGCTGCGTGCATGGTTGGTGCGCATGAAAGCTCAAGGGGTGAAATTTCATATGCGCCACCGTTGGCTGGGTTGGGGTACGGATGAAAAGCCCGTATTCCAAGGTGAAGAAGCCAAGGTTAAGGTGGATTGCAAGGCTTTGGTGCTTGCCACCGGTGGCGCAAGCTGGGCGCGTCTGGGCTCAGATGGCGCATGGGCTGCATTGCTTCAGGGCAAGGGTGTAGAGCTTGCACCGCTGCAAGCTGCAAATTGTGGCTTTGATATAGGTGGGGCGCAGGGGCGTGCTGCCGGCTGGAGCGACGTGTTTGCTCAGCGTTTTGCTGGTCAGCCTATCAAGCCAGTCGTTTTGAAATTCACAGACGATCAAGGTGCTAGTTTTGTACGCCAAGGTGAGTTTGTGGCAACGCAGACTGGCGTAGAGGGCAGTTTGATTTATGCCGTCTCATCCATGCTGCGGGACTGTATTGCCCGCCAAGGTCATGCGACATTCGAGCTGGATTTGCTGCCGCAATTCAGTGCAGAGCGCGTGCTGCAAGAGGTAAAGCATCCACGTGGCTCACGGAGCCTTAGCAGCCACCTTAAGGGTCGATTGGGTCTGGATGGCATCAAAGCTGGTCTTCTCTATGAAGTGCTGGGTAAAGATGAAATGGCTGATTCGGCACGCCTTGCTGCAACGATCAAGTCACTGCCTTTGACCGTTGTTGCAACGCGCCCTCTTGATGAAGCGATCAGCACGGCAGGTGGTGTTCGTCTTGAGGCGCTGGATGAGCAAGGCATGTGCAAGGCGCTTCCAGGTGTGTTTTGCGCTGGTGAAATGCTGGACTGGGAAGCATCTACAGGTGGTTATCTGTTGACCGCTTGCATGTCGTCGGGCGTGCATATCGCCGCTGGCGTGGTGAAATTCTTGCAAAGCAAGTAA